From a single Calderihabitans maritimus genomic region:
- a CDS encoding Asp23/Gls24 family envelope stress response protein, giving the protein MDNNEITVNHQKENDLGTIRIADEVVAIIAGLAATEVEGVAGMSGGIAGGIAEMLGRKNLSKGVKVEVGEKEAAVDLYVIMKFGVRIPDVALKIQESVKKAIENMTGLKVVEVNVHVQGIAFPSAENKEEEHRVR; this is encoded by the coding sequence GTGGATAATAATGAGATTACTGTTAATCACCAAAAGGAGAACGATTTGGGTACCATACGCATAGCTGATGAGGTGGTAGCCATTATAGCTGGTTTGGCCGCCACCGAAGTGGAAGGAGTTGCCGGGATGAGCGGAGGGATAGCCGGCGGTATAGCGGAAATGCTGGGGCGCAAGAATCTCTCCAAAGGCGTTAAAGTAGAAGTGGGAGAGAAAGAGGCGGCGGTAGACCTTTATGTAATTATGAAGTTTGGCGTTCGCATACCGGATGTGGCTTTGAAAATCCAGGAGAGTGTAAAGAAGGCTATAGAAAACATGACTGGTCTGAAAGTGGTGGAGGTCAACGTGCACGTCCAGGGGATAGCTTTCCCCTCGGCGGAAAATAAGGAAGAGGAACACCGGGTCAGATAG
- a CDS encoding SpoIIIAH-like family protein, protein MAIIVTRKKVIAAVCLGTALLLLLVIFGKNLLFQEKRPELYEETTETALRDSGTEREQQKLGEEDLQEKLTPVPAAKELESGSGDEFFVEYRLERDRIRSQQVQLLREVVDNPNSVAETRQEAQNRILEITQRMEQELQLENLIVAKGYKDAVVFIEPDSVTVIVHEKNLTQTDAAKIADLVSRYTDHKLEDIVIIPKG, encoded by the coding sequence GTGGCCATAATTGTCACCCGGAAAAAGGTGATTGCAGCCGTTTGTTTGGGAACAGCTTTGTTGTTATTGCTGGTTATTTTTGGGAAAAATCTGCTATTTCAAGAAAAGCGACCGGAACTGTATGAAGAGACAACCGAGACCGCCCTGCGGGATAGCGGGACTGAAAGAGAACAACAAAAATTGGGAGAAGAAGATTTACAAGAGAAGCTAACCCCGGTGCCTGCGGCTAAAGAATTGGAAAGCGGATCGGGAGATGAATTTTTTGTGGAATACCGACTGGAGCGGGATCGGATCCGCAGCCAGCAGGTTCAGTTGCTTAGGGAGGTGGTAGATAATCCTAATTCCGTTGCTGAGACGCGCCAGGAAGCTCAGAACCGTATTCTGGAGATTACCCAGCGGATGGAGCAGGAGCTGCAGTTGGAAAATTTGATAGTGGCTAAAGGCTATAAAGATGCGGTGGTTTTTATCGAACCGGATTCCGTGACCGTCATAGTCCACGAAAAAAATCTTACCCAAACGGATGCGGCTAAAATAGCCGATTTAGTTTCCCGTTATACGGATCATAAATTGGAAGATATCGTGATTATTCCCAAAGGGTAG